Within the Dolichospermum compactum NIES-806 genome, the region ATCTGCCATATTATTGCTGAATTGGGTGAAAGGTGATGTTTAACAAAATTAATATTTTCATATTCAATGTAAATTGAAAATTCTGTAATTTTCTGTTAATTAAGAGGTTGTTTGAAAAGTATTAGATGAAACCGATAATCTCCAGAAACCTAACCCCCATGCCCCCTCTGACAGGTGTAGGTTGTTTACATTCTGGTGAGGGCAAGACTTGGGCGACAAGGTGACAAGGGAGGAAAACCCTACAGGATTATGTTTTTTGGCAACAATAACACACCGTTAAAAGACTATTGTGCGTATAAAATCTTCTTTGTCTACGTTCCCTCCAAGTCTTCCCAGTCTTGCCTTCACAGACAATATTAAAAACCTACCCTTGTGAGCCAGCCCCCCTTCCCTACCCTACGGTGTACACACAAGTGGTATCTACAAGGGTTTCAGGCGTTATAGACCTCTGAAATTGTCATTACGAGCGCAAGTAATTACATAATCCCGTAGTTTTTGCGATCACTTCGTTATTCCTCCTCTATGGGAGACGCTACGGGAAGGCAATGAAAGACTTCCAGAGCTATTCCTAGGTCGCGCTATCTCTTCGAGACGCTACCGCGAACGCCATCGCACAGCCTAAAATTAGATAACGAAACCAAGTCATAGGGGGAATTTTAGGACTTGTGTGTACACTGTAGCTTCCCTACCAGGGGATGGGGGTTTCAAAGCCTCTCCCCGCTTCGGGGAGAGGTTTAGAGATGGGTTTGTTTATACATTAAAAACTTTTCAAACATCCTCTAAGGCTTATCAAATAAAACTAAAACACTTTATCAGGTTTTATACTATTCTTCCTTTCTTTCTCCTGACTTTTCCCAATATTGGAAAATAGGCTGACAACATTTGTTAATTCTTGGCTGGTAAATCCGCAATAAACACGGAAATATTCGCCAAGACTTGACAATGCTGTTGTCCCCTTTCTCCATCTTTCCCAGAAAATAATCTGTAATCAACCATTTAAACTGATCAATTATGATCTAGCGTAAACGTGGTTTAACAACAGGTTTGGGAATATTGCTCTCTCTTTCTTTCGATTTGGGTGGTAGTATCCGCTCTTCCTGGTCTTGATCAAAAGACATACTATCTCGACTGTGGGAACTGCCGCCGTAAATATCCAGGTATACTGATTGCCCAGCCAGTTCTGCTGCTGCGGAAATTACAGTGCGAATTGCCTGGATATTTCGTCCCCCCCGACCAAACACTTTTTCTTTATCTATGCTATTAAAAGCAATGCGAACCCAAGCTCGCTTGAGGGTTTGAGACATTTCACAATCAACGCTTAAAGATTCTGGAGATTCTAAAAACGGTTGCACAAGAAACTTCACCAGCCCCACATAATTGGGATTGGTTGTTAGGGATTTAATCTCAAGACTATGATGCGGCTGTTGCACTGACCTGTTCAAAAACGTTAGCTTTTACGAGGATACGACGAACTGTATCGGTAGGTTGAGCGCCTTGTTGCAGTCGCTTAACAATACCAGGAATATCTAATTTTACTTCATCAGTTCTGGGGTTATAAAATCCTAGTTCTTCTAGGGGGCGACCGTCACGACGGGCAAGATTGTTAATAGCAACAATCCGGTAACTTGCTTCGCGCTTTTTGCCAAATCTTTTTAAACGCAATTTGATCATGTTGAGAACTGTTTCTCCTGTTCCTAGTGAGTGAGTTTGTAACTGATTGATAGGGAAGTGATGGGGATATTATACCCGCCTTCACAACTTCCAACACTGAAATGCTAATTTTAGCACTTTCTAGCCCTGAATGGCTATTAGTTTAGTTGTCAGTTGGAAAGATATTCTCTCCGTTCCCTGTTACCTGTTCCCGTCGTTTCGGGATAAAACAGTTGTAGTACCTCAATCTTTCCTCCATTAGCTGCACTAATTCATTATAAACAATTTTGATAAATTATTGACCAGAGTATAGACTACGTGTTTATTTCCGCACAGACCAAGAGCGAACTTGACCCAAAGTCACAGGAATTCTGTCACTAACATCAATGGTAAACAAAAACACCTTTTTAGCCCTGCTTCCATTTTCTGGGTCAAAAAACTTTAATTTCACATCCCAACAATCGCTATTAATACGACAAAAAGGACTTTTTTCCACTTCAATACTATCAAGCTGCATCCCTGTAGAAATAGCTTGAGAAAAACTAGAAGCCGCTTGGATAACATATTATTGTCTTGGCATTGTTTGACTGCACGGGCAAATCTGGTGCTATTCCCGTTTGGGTGGGGTGACAAGCGGCGATATGGATGAGATTTGCCCCCCATTGCCAAGCGGTATTAATCCCACATTCCGCACCCCCCGGTGTCACAATCGGTTTTTTCTGATTTTTATCCCCATTTAATGTTGTATTTTGTACCAAAACCAAGAAATATTGGTAGGCGATAGCGAAGCGCTGCTGCAAGCAGTTCGCTAAAACCAAATCTCCAAACGACCAATTTCCGTTGTGTGACAGTTTAAGGTGCGGAAGGTAGGTTAATAGCTTGGGTAAGGTTGACGGGGGAAATAAAATCATCACCAGCGAAGGAAATGGGAATATTTAATGGTGTACATAAAAGAGCAATCCCAGGGGCAGGTGTGCCGTGTTGCCAGGGGAAACGCATCTAAATTTTATTGACAAAATACCGATTTAATGTATAAACCAATAAATCCCAATTTATCCTTTGATTGATTTTTTCAGAGTCATAGTGATGGACTATCGCAATTATGTCAAACAAGTGATCACAGAATATGCTCAATTAGGTTCAGCTAAGGATGAAATTGAACAACAATTGATTTTTGATACTTTTGGTGATCATTATCAATTGATGTATGTGGGTTGGAAAAATAGAAAACGGCAGCATGGTTGTGTTTTGCATTTAGATATAGTTCTCCCAAGCGTTGATTTTGGACTACATCCATTTTTAAATTAGCTAATTCTAGAACTTCCTGATCGGAAATATCAGGAATGTTTGAATTAATGCTCATTTCTGAGAGATTATCTAAGGTAGGTAATACTATTTCTAGGGTGTCAAGCAAAACGTCTGATATCTCTCGCGCTGTTGCTTCTCCAAGACGTTCGACAGAAGCAGCTAAACTTTCGGGTAAGTTAATAGTTATGGGAATTGTCATAGAAAATAAAATGCTTTATTACAATTATAGTTTAGATGATGAAATTGTCACCAATTAGGATATCCAGGATTTAAGGATTTACAGGATGTTATTTAAATCCTGTAGGTTAGTTTGACGGATGTTACCCAACATTTTGGTGATTTTGTGATTTAATTTTGTTGGGTTGGGCTGTCGCTTAATCCAACCTACATTCTAGTGGTTTTATGTTAACTCATTTGATAATACAAATTAAAATTATCTAATGAACCAGCAATTAATTCTTTTTCTTTGAAACATATCATTGTATTTAACACATTTTTACCTCGATAAAAGCTATGAACTCTATTAGCAACATCATTATGCAAATTGTCTATAAACTCATTAGGATTTATCAAGTAGCCATAAATTAGTCTATTATTCCTTTAATTATGCCGAGAAAACCTCGCAATATCAAACCCGGCTACTCTTATCACATAACAACTCGTTGCAATAACCGTGAATTTAAACTATCACGGCGTGAATGTCGGGAAGTGTTTCTTTATGCAATAAAAAAGGCTTTGGATAAATACAATTTCCAGCTTTATGCTTTGTGCATTATGTCAAATCATGTTCATTATTTGATTGCACCTAAACAACCAGAAGATTTACCTAAAATTATGCACTTCCTGAATTGGTACACAGCGATGTGTTTCAATCGAATGTTAAGAATAACGGGGCATTTTTGGGAGAAGATGTCATTCATGGTAGAATAGAAGACTTAGTTAGCATTCGCATGGATTTATTACATGGTGCTAATTATAATGATCCCGCTGCATTTCAAAATCGTAGCTATCAGCAAATTAAATCTTCTTGTAGCTATGGTTGTCATATCCGTCGCGGACGTATTTGGTGTTAGTTGGTGCGGTTTTCATATCCCCGACTTCTTTGAGAAGTCGAGGATATTAATTAATACACAGGAAACACTTTACTTAAATCAAGCTGTAAATCAGTAAACCAAGGTAAAGATATAACCTGAGTAGGTAAAACAATTCGCTTATTTGTATACCCAAATATCCCCTGTTTATTTTGATATGGTTCAGTGTAACATTCCAAGCAATTATCTAATAAATTAAATATCCAATAATCAGGTATTCCCGCTTTCGCATAAAGAGGTATTTTCACCTTTTGGTCATAGTCTATGGAAGAATCTGCAACTTCTATGACTAACAATATATCGCTCCCTTGTGGGTGAGATGAAAAATAATCATCATCACGGTTTTTGACAATGGCAAAATCTGGTTCTGGTTCGCTTTTGGGTGGTATACTAATAGGGGCTTGAGATTGCAGAATTGCTCTATCTTCTATAAGTTTTGGAAGTTCTTTTAATAGCTTTCTTAAACAAGTTTCATGTGCCGTACCTTTTGATACCATTTCTACCAATTCTCCGTTAATTAATTGAATGTGATCATCTTCTTTTAAAAAGCCAATTTCAATGAGTTCGTGATATTCTTCTAGGGTGAAGCTTTTAACCTGAATTGTAGTCATATATCTTGCTCCTTGAGGAATTGCTATTATATATTCTAAAAAGCCCAACACACTGAACCTGATAAACCTTTCCGTCGTGGTCGGATTTGGTGTTAGTTGGTGCATTTTTCATATCCCCAACTTCTCAAAGAAGTTGGGGATATAATTTAATCTGATTTTTAGAGATTATTGAGATCAATACCTTTAGCTGCTAATTTTGCTAATAGGTCCTGATAATTTTTGTGTTCTTGGTCGGCACGTTGTTTTTCTTATTCGACACGTTGATTTAATTCCACAGATGTGAGAAACTTAGTGCCATGAGGATAATAAATTTCTAAGTTATCTGCTGTGAGTTTAAAACGTATGTCTAAACGCGGACTGACCCAATTATTAATATCCTCAATTGCCTCTAAACATTCTTTTTCAAGAAGAAATCCTGTTAATTCAATTGTATCTGGATTATCTATATAATACTCTTCTACCCGATAACGCTGATAAAAGAGGATTTTTTTGGCCATTTCTTTGGTACTATTTCCCGGAGATAGGATTTCAAATACCACTTGGGGAGGAATATTATTTTCTTGCCATTGTTTATAAGAACCTCTATCACCTTTGGGTCTTCCAAACACCACCATGACATCAGGTGCTTGTCGGGTTTTTACACTTCCTTCTACAGGATACCAAAGTAAATCACCAGCTATAAATACATCATTGTTTGGGGCGAATAATATTTCTAAATTTTCCTTAATTTTAACAATCCATTCATATTGTTTAGTATTATCGGACATAGGGTTGCCATCACTATCAGGGTAGATGATTTCTGGTTTGATTTCTGGTGGTATAAGTTGCTGTACCATATCTAAATCTCCATTTTACTAAAGGTAAATAAAGTTTTGAAAGCAGAGACGTTCCATAGAACGTCTCTACAATGAATATCTCTACGATGAATAT harbors:
- a CDS encoding KH domain-containing protein, translating into MKSLTTNPNYVGLVKFLVQPFLESPESLSVDCEMSQTLKRAWVRIAFNSIDKEKVFGRGGRNIQAIRTVISAAAELAGQSVYLDIYGGSSHSRDSMSFDQDQEERILPPKSKERESNIPKPVVKPRLR
- the rpsP gene encoding 30S ribosomal protein S16, whose protein sequence is MIKLRLKRFGKKREASYRIVAINNLARRDGRPLEELGFYNPRTDEVKLDIPGIVKRLQQGAQPTDTVRRILVKANVFEQVSATAAS
- a CDS encoding DUF5838 family protein translates to MYGYLINPNEFIDNLHNDVANRVHSFYRGKNVLNTMICFKEKELIAGSLDNFNLYYQMS
- a CDS encoding transposase, producing MPRKPRNIKPGYSYHITTRCNNREFKLSRRECREVFLYAIKKALDKYNFQLYALCIMSNHVHYLIAPKQPEDLPKIMHFLNWYTAMCFNRMLRITGHFWEKMSFMVE
- a CDS encoding cyanobactin biosynthesis system PatB/AcyB/McaB family protein yields the protein MFQSNVKNNGAFLGEDVIHGRIEDLVSIRMDLLHGANYNDPAAFQNRSYQQIKSSCSYGCHIRRGRIWC
- a CDS encoding Uma2 family endonuclease, which encodes MTTIQVKSFTLEEYHELIEIGFLKEDDHIQLINGELVEMVSKGTAHETCLRKLLKELPKLIEDRAILQSQAPISIPPKSEPEPDFAIVKNRDDDYFSSHPQGSDILLVIEVADSSIDYDQKVKIPLYAKAGIPDYWIFNLLDNCLECYTEPYQNKQGIFGYTNKRIVLPTQVISLPWFTDLQLDLSKVFPVY